One region of Paraburkholderia phymatum STM815 genomic DNA includes:
- a CDS encoding ribbon-helix-helix protein, CopG family — MESKSARLTVLIDPVKKEAFEKLCAAQDLTPSQVVRQLIRDYLEQHGVTWKTRSTIGSRTRR; from the coding sequence ATGGAATCGAAAAGCGCCCGATTGACTGTCCTGATTGACCCAGTAAAAAAAGAAGCGTTCGAGAAGCTCTGCGCCGCACAGGACCTGACACCATCCCAGGTTGTGCGGCAGCTTATCAGAGACTACCTTGAGCAGCATGGCGTGACATGGAAGACGCGCAGCACGATCGGCTCACGTACACGACGATGA
- a CDS encoding CBS domain-containing protein gives MLVKEIMHAAICVGPQDSLIAAARKLRDKRIGCLPVCDGGRALGVLTGRDIAVRATAQGRNLTDMTAREVMSVGALCCSLDDTVERAVQLMEQFHVRRLVVLSGETRVVGVISASDICGSLSHSRPLEVVFYKELLDDSGHPHRSELMRVPIASGSREEAAVTAIREFEQIRHVRHWRMVADGYELVSVDVDS, from the coding sequence ATGCTGGTCAAGGAAATCATGCATGCGGCTATCTGCGTGGGTCCGCAAGACAGCCTCATCGCGGCTGCGCGCAAGCTCCGGGACAAAAGGATCGGCTGCCTGCCAGTCTGCGATGGCGGGCGGGCGCTCGGCGTGCTGACTGGCCGGGACATCGCTGTACGCGCCACGGCGCAGGGTCGCAACCTGACCGATATGACGGCGCGCGAAGTAATGAGCGTGGGTGCGCTTTGCTGTTCGCTCGATGACACTGTGGAGCGCGCGGTGCAGTTGATGGAGCAGTTCCACGTGCGCCGCCTGGTCGTGCTCAGCGGCGAGACGCGCGTAGTCGGTGTCATCTCCGCCAGCGACATTTGCGGCTCCCTGTCACATTCACGACCATTGGAAGTCGTCTTCTACAAGGAACTGCTCGACGACTCCGGGCATCCACATCGTAGTGAACTGATGCGCGTACCGATTGCAAGTGGCAGCCGGGAAGAAGCGGCGGTGACGGCGATCCGGGAGTTCGAACAGATCCGGCATGTACGCCACTGGCGTATGGTTGCAGACGGCTATGAACTGGTTAGCGTCGACGTCGACTCGTGA
- a CDS encoding HPr family phosphocarrier protein: MVDALIRVTARWGVDQAVAAEFAATPATFASDVICAANGRRVNGKDAMSVMSLRARRDTPVHILVAGPDERDALENLSAILCASRHRAVLHMQSRPQCSNAVIRR; the protein is encoded by the coding sequence GTGGTAGATGCTTTGATTCGGGTGACGGCCCGATGGGGAGTCGATCAGGCCGTAGCGGCAGAATTCGCGGCAACACCGGCCACGTTTGCAAGCGATGTCATCTGCGCGGCAAATGGTCGCCGTGTCAATGGCAAAGATGCCATGTCGGTCATGTCACTGCGGGCCCGAAGGGACACGCCTGTTCACATTCTCGTGGCAGGCCCTGACGAGCGGGATGCGTTGGAGAACCTTTCGGCCATACTCTGTGCGTCAAGGCACAGGGCAGTGCTCCATATGCAGTCGCGCCCGCAGTGCAGCAATGCCGTCATCAGGCGATGA
- a CDS encoding putative bifunctional diguanylate cyclase/phosphodiesterase yields MIALGSIAVMLWEPHQFDMGGTVRLTFPVIADSSASLSPANAIVRLRDAAPTARFSTHLAETPFWFMLTTPDATREEPAYIDLPSRHAQTLSCWRAGASLTLLGAGDRHGTSGKVRSNKAGFALRVDDAVPHAPILCRATFSGPAYITASVSNEDTLETTALDFHQSAALITGGLLTLAIFVFVTAIINREWTYVIFAAWLVGNLRLSANAMGFDTEWLGRIVPPDHIAFLREFTFAAYYLLTTTLFVELFRRELKAIGLRWSLHAVRYGGCVLMAAAFVLDYRHFIPVLWISASFCILVLTYFLFQLVVKARSRTVLWYVASMGIVLIATLSEVLAAALGLKALEGKLSPVVTALSSSMLCAFAIAERMREERERRREMQIELRNTYDVTPIGLFTLNADNCFVRANPALHTMLGLPLEHYVTHRWADYFAPGAEGDLYDLLERDESASIEIDGAAGTRADGRRYSLRAIRANGFIEGSLEDVTDRSKAIARLHFLAEHDPLTGLLNRLGIEHAIDRQSSQNGPWALAYLDLDRFKVFNDLFGHGTGDEILRHVGARLVERLGPHVPIGRIGGDEFVCVLSNMTIDEAIARCREIVDALNSAPVPVNTRAFQVRGSIGVVECTEGERVLDALAYADRACRAAKRGGSARLVALRRGAPAFEERTAEINLIEALGQRRLPEGLFLVMQPIMSMREPTQALDFEVLLRMRSPDGAVATAGKLIAAAEDSGTIVEIDRWVLSTTLAWLSDNRASLINTRFVCVNLSGGSLNDEHFLGELFDLLSRYEDVVHLLCIEITESVALHDLEHTERFIARVHDMGAKIAIDDFGAGHTSLRYLKKLSADALKIDGEFVRTMCNHPADIAIVEAMISLAHNLGMRSIAEWVEDLETLRALDELGVDYVQGFAIAKPQQTDAILAASCAASFVTNTEITHYLQTERTEQRGAGELRVEREGTV; encoded by the coding sequence GTGATTGCGCTCGGCAGTATCGCCGTCATGCTCTGGGAGCCGCATCAGTTCGATATGGGCGGAACGGTGCGACTTACCTTTCCCGTTATAGCGGATTCGTCGGCGTCGCTGTCGCCCGCCAATGCCATCGTTCGTCTGCGCGACGCCGCGCCCACTGCGCGTTTCAGTACCCATCTCGCAGAGACGCCCTTCTGGTTCATGCTTACCACGCCTGACGCGACCCGCGAAGAGCCTGCCTACATTGACCTGCCGTCGCGGCATGCACAGACGCTATCTTGTTGGCGCGCGGGCGCCAGCCTTACGTTGCTCGGCGCGGGCGACCGTCATGGAACCAGCGGCAAAGTTCGTTCCAACAAGGCAGGCTTTGCACTCCGCGTTGACGACGCCGTTCCTCATGCACCGATCCTGTGCCGGGCCACATTCTCCGGCCCCGCCTATATCACTGCGTCCGTGTCGAACGAGGACACGCTCGAGACTACCGCCCTCGATTTCCACCAAAGCGCGGCGTTGATCACGGGCGGCCTCCTGACGCTTGCAATCTTCGTGTTCGTCACTGCCATCATCAATCGCGAATGGACGTACGTGATTTTTGCCGCATGGCTTGTCGGCAATCTACGGCTGAGCGCCAACGCCATGGGCTTCGATACAGAATGGCTAGGCCGCATCGTCCCGCCCGATCATATCGCCTTCCTGCGGGAATTCACCTTCGCCGCCTATTACCTGCTAACCACGACATTGTTTGTCGAACTGTTCCGCCGCGAACTTAAGGCAATCGGCCTGCGCTGGAGCCTTCACGCGGTCCGGTATGGCGGCTGCGTGCTGATGGCCGCCGCCTTCGTTCTGGATTACAGGCACTTCATCCCGGTACTATGGATCAGCGCCAGCTTCTGCATACTGGTGCTTACGTACTTTCTGTTCCAACTGGTCGTCAAGGCGCGCTCGCGGACTGTGCTCTGGTACGTCGCGTCAATGGGCATCGTGCTGATCGCAACGCTCTCGGAGGTGCTCGCGGCCGCGTTGGGTCTCAAAGCGCTAGAGGGCAAACTTAGTCCGGTGGTAACAGCCCTCTCGTCGAGTATGCTGTGCGCGTTCGCGATTGCGGAACGTATGCGCGAAGAGCGCGAACGACGCCGTGAAATGCAGATCGAACTGCGCAACACATATGACGTTACCCCAATCGGCCTCTTCACGCTGAACGCGGACAACTGTTTTGTCCGCGCGAACCCAGCTCTACACACGATGTTGGGGCTGCCTCTGGAGCACTATGTCACGCATCGCTGGGCCGACTATTTTGCTCCGGGCGCCGAGGGCGACTTGTATGATCTGCTGGAGCGCGATGAGTCGGCATCGATCGAGATCGACGGCGCAGCCGGCACGAGGGCGGACGGCCGACGCTATTCGCTGCGGGCGATCCGCGCGAACGGGTTTATCGAAGGCTCACTGGAAGATGTGACGGACCGCTCGAAAGCGATAGCGCGTCTGCATTTCCTCGCCGAGCACGATCCCCTCACCGGCCTCCTCAACCGTCTGGGTATCGAACACGCCATCGACCGTCAAAGCAGCCAGAACGGGCCATGGGCGCTTGCGTACCTCGATCTGGACCGCTTCAAGGTGTTCAACGATCTGTTCGGACACGGTACGGGGGATGAAATATTGCGACATGTCGGCGCCCGTCTGGTTGAGCGTCTCGGCCCCCACGTTCCCATCGGTCGGATCGGCGGTGACGAGTTCGTCTGCGTGCTCTCGAACATGACCATTGACGAAGCGATTGCGAGGTGTCGAGAAATTGTCGATGCATTAAACTCCGCCCCGGTTCCTGTCAACACGCGTGCGTTTCAGGTCAGGGGGTCCATTGGCGTGGTCGAATGCACGGAAGGTGAACGGGTTCTCGACGCCCTCGCTTATGCCGACCGCGCGTGTCGCGCTGCGAAACGCGGCGGCAGTGCGCGGCTCGTCGCATTGCGCAGGGGGGCGCCGGCATTCGAGGAGCGCACCGCCGAGATCAATCTGATTGAAGCGCTCGGGCAACGCCGGTTGCCTGAGGGATTGTTCCTCGTGATGCAACCGATCATGTCGATGCGCGAACCAACGCAAGCACTCGATTTCGAGGTGCTACTGCGCATGCGTTCGCCGGACGGCGCAGTCGCGACAGCCGGGAAGCTGATTGCTGCCGCGGAGGACTCCGGCACCATTGTGGAAATCGATCGCTGGGTGCTCTCGACGACGCTCGCATGGCTCAGCGACAATCGCGCGTCGCTTATCAACACCCGGTTCGTGTGTGTGAACCTGAGCGGCGGTTCGCTCAACGACGAGCACTTTCTCGGCGAGCTGTTTGACCTCCTCTCGCGTTACGAAGACGTCGTCCATTTGCTTTGTATCGAAATCACCGAAAGTGTCGCGCTACACGATCTCGAGCATACGGAGCGCTTTATTGCGCGCGTTCACGACATGGGCGCAAAGATTGCGATCGACGATTTCGGTGCGGGCCACACATCGTTGCGCTACCTGAAGAAACTGTCGGCCGACGCACTCAAGATCGACGGCGAATTCGTGCGCACGATGTGTAATCATCCGGCCGACATTGCGATCGTCGAAGCGATGATCAGCCTCGCACACAATCTCGGCATGCGAAGCATTGCGGAGTGGGTGGAAGACCTGGAGACCTTACGTGCGCTGGATGAACTCGGCGTCGACTACGTGCAGGGCTTTGCGATCGCAAAGCCGCAGCAGACGGACGCCATTCTTGCGGCGTCTTGTGCTGCGAGCTTCGTGACGAACACCGAGATCACGCATTATCTGCAGACGGAGAGAACGGAGCAGCGAGGCGCCGGCGAACTTCGTGTGGAACGGGAAGGCACAGTTTAA
- a CDS encoding flavodoxin family protein, translating into MSGNKILVVFFSRTGTTRKIASLLANLLGAQVDEIVASTDRSGPFGYVRSLVEALEQRPAQIINSTRDVSSYELVVIGTPVWANSIASPVRAYLIANRSHFKNVAFFCSFARRGNRRALDQMRALAGMPALAECSLTAREALRGESSEILREFVERLERNLDAFRMSQRPRSTLAAKH; encoded by the coding sequence ATGTCGGGCAACAAGATCCTCGTAGTCTTTTTCAGCCGCACCGGAACGACCCGGAAGATCGCGTCTCTCCTTGCAAACCTCCTCGGTGCGCAAGTCGACGAAATAGTCGCATCCACCGACCGCTCCGGGCCGTTTGGCTATGTGCGGTCTCTTGTCGAAGCGCTCGAACAGCGGCCCGCGCAAATCATCAACTCCACGCGTGATGTCTCAAGCTATGAGCTGGTCGTGATTGGAACGCCCGTCTGGGCCAATTCGATCGCCTCTCCCGTACGGGCATACCTGATCGCCAACCGATCACACTTCAAGAACGTTGCGTTCTTTTGCAGTTTCGCCCGACGCGGTAATCGAAGGGCGCTAGACCAGATGCGCGCGCTCGCGGGAATGCCGGCCCTTGCTGAATGCAGTCTCACAGCGCGAGAAGCGCTACGCGGCGAGTCGAGTGAGATCCTTCGCGAGTTTGTGGAAAGGCTCGAACGCAATCTCGACGCCTTTCGAATGAGCCAGCGTCCACGGTCAACCCTCGCGGCAAAACATTGA
- a CDS encoding N-acyl amino acid synthase FeeM domain-containing protein — translation MDRIDSVLLTQNAGYTSLEEVFSQGAVKKTERLPFTIKVVSSLAELDKAVEMRRTAYGRHLPAFADTMEVEELDSSPGTVVLLAQSRLDGGPLGTMRVQTNAFSPLAVEQSVDLPDWLRQARLAEATRLGVARGGIGRMVKVALCKAYYMFCVQNSVDWMLITARSPLDREYEAMLFEDVYGQNEFLPMTHVGGLPHRVMAKPVALVRQRWAKVNHPFLGFFFETDHIDIDVRVPSAEHEAGDRTQSGTPAGSAADLLRPLTEA, via the coding sequence ATGGACCGCATCGACTCAGTCCTTTTGACGCAAAATGCAGGTTATACGTCGCTCGAAGAAGTCTTTTCTCAGGGCGCCGTCAAGAAAACGGAGAGGTTGCCGTTTACGATTAAGGTGGTAAGCAGTCTGGCGGAGCTGGACAAGGCCGTCGAAATGCGACGTACCGCCTATGGGCGCCACTTGCCGGCATTCGCCGATACGATGGAGGTAGAAGAGCTTGATTCTTCACCTGGCACGGTCGTGCTATTAGCGCAATCGCGGCTGGACGGGGGGCCGCTCGGTACGATGCGGGTACAGACGAACGCATTCAGTCCGCTTGCCGTTGAACAGTCCGTCGACCTTCCCGACTGGCTGCGCCAGGCGCGGCTCGCTGAAGCGACGCGGCTTGGCGTCGCACGCGGCGGCATCGGCCGGATGGTCAAGGTGGCGCTCTGCAAGGCGTATTACATGTTCTGCGTACAGAACAGTGTCGACTGGATGTTGATTACGGCACGTTCACCGCTCGATCGTGAATACGAGGCCATGCTGTTCGAGGATGTGTACGGCCAGAACGAATTTTTGCCGATGACGCACGTCGGTGGATTGCCGCACCGAGTGATGGCGAAGCCCGTCGCTTTAGTTCGCCAGCGCTGGGCCAAGGTCAACCATCCGTTCCTCGGATTCTTTTTTGAAACGGATCACATCGATATCGATGTCCGCGTCCCATCTGCAGAGCATGAAGCCGGCGATCGCACTCAAAGCGGGACACCGGCGGGTAGCGCCGCAGACCTTTTGCGACCGCTGACCGAAGCGTAA
- a CDS encoding YoaK family protein — protein MPAHFFRTLTGKDRSTEANRRLGFSLAFVAGAANAGGYLAVKQYTSHMSGIVSAIADEAVLGDVALVLAGIGSLISFLLGAACSAMLVNWGRRQRLHSQYASPLMLEAALLLCFGLVGSHLALRDTLFVPATVVLLCFIMGLQNAMITKLSGAEIRTTHMTGIVTDIGIELGKLFYWNVSNDDPASEPVLANRERLKVHSGMLASFFAGGMTGALGFKHVGYASTIPLAAVLTALAIIPLLDDLRERPWRPARKPQSPR, from the coding sequence ATGCCCGCGCACTTCTTTCGAACATTGACCGGAAAGGACCGGAGTACCGAGGCGAACAGGCGCCTCGGGTTTTCCCTTGCGTTCGTGGCAGGCGCGGCGAACGCGGGCGGCTATCTGGCCGTGAAGCAATACACATCCCATATGAGCGGCATTGTTTCCGCGATCGCGGACGAGGCGGTGCTGGGTGATGTCGCGCTGGTGCTTGCCGGTATCGGCTCACTGATCTCGTTTCTGCTCGGCGCTGCCTGCTCGGCGATGCTCGTCAACTGGGGGCGCCGTCAGCGCCTGCATAGTCAGTATGCTTCCCCGCTCATGCTCGAAGCCGCCCTGCTTCTGTGCTTCGGGCTGGTCGGCAGTCATCTGGCTCTGCGGGACACCTTGTTCGTGCCCGCCACCGTCGTGCTGCTCTGCTTCATCATGGGCCTGCAGAACGCCATGATCACCAAGCTCTCAGGCGCGGAAATCCGCACCACGCACATGACGGGCATCGTTACCGACATCGGTATCGAACTCGGCAAACTCTTTTACTGGAACGTGTCGAACGATGATCCTGCCTCGGAGCCCGTTCTCGCCAACCGGGAGCGACTCAAGGTGCACTCCGGCATGCTCGCGAGTTTTTTTGCAGGCGGCATGACAGGCGCCCTCGGTTTCAAGCATGTCGGCTACGCGTCGACCATTCCGCTCGCGGCCGTGCTGACGGCGCTGGCAATCATTCCATTGCTTGACGATCTGCGGGAGCGCCCGTGGCGGCCCGCGCGCAAACCGCAATCTCCCCGGTGA
- a CDS encoding BON domain-containing protein, with the protein MTTATFNISPLDWHLANCVVERIRHDPSLCDESICVDVRDSRAVLRGTVSSYAARIAACEAAEETQGIASVTADLTVEVPQHLRRSDAEIRDSALDALKWRACLPSGAVTVSVCDGRVTLSGQVDWSYQRKLAEKVLVSLPGITSVSNKLRVSDRQIQLEVSARIRAALRVAAEKRADAIKVEVRDGVVTLRGQLPVGREHALARSAALCHSDVREVQDALLTS; encoded by the coding sequence ATGACAACAGCGACCTTTAACATTTCACCGCTCGATTGGCACCTCGCGAATTGCGTCGTCGAGCGCATTCGTCACGATCCTTCTTTATGCGATGAGTCCATTTGCGTTGACGTGCGCGACTCCCGAGCCGTCCTGCGAGGGACCGTATCGAGCTACGCGGCGCGAATTGCAGCATGCGAAGCCGCAGAAGAGACGCAAGGCATTGCGTCCGTCACTGCGGATCTGACCGTCGAAGTGCCTCAGCACTTACGCCGCAGTGATGCTGAGATACGTGACTCTGCGCTCGATGCGCTGAAATGGAGGGCATGCTTGCCATCCGGTGCGGTTACCGTGTCTGTCTGCGACGGGCGCGTTACCCTTTCCGGTCAGGTAGATTGGTCCTACCAACGAAAACTTGCCGAGAAAGTTCTTGTTTCGCTGCCCGGCATCACATCAGTCAGCAATAAACTTCGTGTCAGCGACCGGCAAATCCAGTTGGAGGTTTCAGCACGAATCCGCGCCGCTCTGCGCGTGGCCGCCGAGAAAAGAGCCGACGCAATCAAGGTCGAAGTGCGAGACGGTGTCGTTACATTACGCGGTCAATTGCCTGTCGGCAGAGAGCATGCACTCGCCAGGTCTGCCGCCCTATGCCATTCCGATGTGCGCGAGGTACAGGACGCGCTGCTTACAAGCTGA